Proteins found in one Amycolatopsis aidingensis genomic segment:
- a CDS encoding 6-phospho-beta-glucosidase yields the protein MSKLTVVGGGSTYTPELVDGIATGRSSVDVGEIVLVDPDTDRLATVGSCCARLLAHAGHPARIRTTTSLAEGAEGALAVLLQLRVGGQVARHSDETFPLDCGCVGQETTGAGGLAKALRTVPVVLDIARRVREVAGEGAWLVNFTNPVGIVTRALLDEGHRAVGLCNVAIGLQRLFAELLAVDTGAVRLEHVGLNHLSWERAVLVAGEEGVTDRLPELLAEHGPRLAEHVGTPLPWLRRLGMVPSYYLKYFYAHDEVVRAQRTERPRAEVVGEVEAELLKLYADPTVVHKPAQLAQRGGAYYSEAAVQLVHALTGGGPAEEHVVNVRNGQTLPFLPADAVIEVPATVDGSGARPLPARPVPPLLSGLISQVTSYEQLALAAALHGGRDRVADALLAHPLVGQYEYADTLADELVRLNAPYLPWARR from the coding sequence TTGAGCAAGCTCACGGTGGTCGGCGGGGGATCCACCTACACACCCGAGCTGGTGGACGGTATCGCCACCGGACGGTCCAGTGTGGACGTCGGCGAGATCGTACTGGTTGATCCGGACACCGACCGGCTGGCCACGGTCGGCTCCTGCTGCGCCCGGCTGCTCGCGCATGCCGGTCACCCGGCGCGGATCCGGACCACCACCAGCCTGGCCGAGGGCGCCGAGGGGGCGCTGGCCGTGCTGCTGCAGCTGCGCGTCGGCGGTCAGGTGGCCCGGCATTCCGATGAGACCTTCCCGCTGGACTGCGGCTGCGTAGGGCAGGAGACCACCGGCGCTGGCGGGCTGGCCAAGGCGCTGCGCACGGTGCCGGTGGTGCTGGACATCGCGCGCCGGGTCCGCGAGGTGGCGGGCGAGGGCGCCTGGCTGGTGAACTTCACCAACCCGGTCGGCATCGTCACCAGGGCACTGCTGGACGAGGGGCATCGCGCGGTCGGGTTGTGCAATGTGGCGATCGGGCTGCAACGGCTGTTCGCTGAGCTGCTGGCGGTGGACACCGGTGCGGTGCGGCTGGAGCACGTCGGGCTGAACCACCTCAGCTGGGAACGCGCCGTACTGGTGGCGGGCGAGGAGGGTGTCACCGACCGGTTGCCCGAACTGCTCGCCGAGCACGGGCCGCGGCTCGCCGAGCATGTCGGGACCCCGCTGCCGTGGCTGCGCAGGCTGGGCATGGTCCCCTCGTACTACCTGAAGTACTTCTACGCGCACGACGAGGTGGTGCGCGCGCAACGTACCGAGCGCCCGCGGGCCGAGGTGGTCGGCGAGGTGGAGGCGGAGCTGCTGAAGCTGTACGCCGACCCCACCGTGGTACACAAGCCGGCGCAGCTGGCGCAGCGGGGCGGGGCGTACTACTCCGAGGCCGCCGTGCAGCTGGTGCATGCCCTCACCGGAGGCGGGCCGGCCGAGGAACATGTGGTGAACGTGCGCAACGGGCAGACCCTGCCGTTCCTGCCCGCGGATGCGGTGATCGAGGTTCCGGCCACTGTGGACGGATCAGGTGCCAGGCCGCTGCCGGCGCGGCCGGTTCCGCCGCTGCTTTCCGGGCTGATCTCCCAGGTCACCTCGTACGAGCAGCTGGCGCTGGCAGCCGCGCTGCACGGCGGCAGGGACCGGGTGGCGGACGCGCTGCTGGCACATCCGCTCGTCGGCCAGTACGAGTACGCCGACACCCTTGCCGACGAGCTGGTGCGGCTGAACGCGCCCTACCTGCCATGGGCCCGCCGGTGA
- a CDS encoding carbohydrate ABC transporter permease, with protein MSTTTATTPTGPRPPRPAAARRASWDRRLYWVATHSLGLGLGILFLLPIVFVLLTAVMESDQAMTSSLWPEEWHLENFVRVFEEAPLHLYLFNSLTYSGLATLGIMLSAIPAAYALAKLRWRGQTLFFLLTIAAMMLPPQVVVVPLYDLWVRLGLTGSLAPLIVPYFLFDAFSIFLLRQFFLTIPKEYLEAARIDGCNQFQVVTRVVIPMAKPGIVATGMFCFLFTWNDYFGPLLFTGENRDSWTLSLALASFRGMHHVEWNLTMAATALVMAPVIVLFVFAQKSFVRGITFTGVKG; from the coding sequence ATGAGCACGACGACGGCGACCACACCCACCGGACCGCGGCCGCCGCGGCCCGCGGCGGCCCGGCGCGCGAGCTGGGACCGCAGGTTGTACTGGGTGGCCACGCACAGCCTCGGTCTCGGCCTCGGCATCCTGTTCCTGCTGCCGATCGTCTTCGTGCTGCTGACCGCGGTGATGGAGAGCGACCAGGCGATGACCTCCAGCCTGTGGCCGGAGGAATGGCATCTGGAGAACTTCGTGCGGGTGTTCGAGGAGGCGCCGCTGCACCTGTACCTGTTCAACAGCCTCACCTACTCGGGGCTGGCCACGCTCGGCATCATGTTGTCGGCGATCCCGGCGGCCTACGCGCTGGCGAAGCTGCGCTGGCGCGGGCAGACCCTGTTCTTCCTGCTGACCATCGCGGCCATGATGCTGCCCCCGCAGGTGGTGGTCGTGCCGCTGTACGACCTGTGGGTACGGCTCGGGCTCACCGGCAGCCTGGCCCCGCTGATCGTGCCCTACTTCCTTTTCGACGCGTTCAGCATCTTCCTGCTGCGGCAGTTCTTCCTGACCATCCCGAAGGAGTACCTCGAGGCGGCCAGGATCGACGGCTGCAACCAGTTCCAGGTGGTGACCAGGGTGGTCATTCCGATGGCCAAGCCGGGGATCGTGGCCACCGGGATGTTCTGCTTCCTGTTCACCTGGAACGACTACTTCGGGCCGCTGCTGTTCACCGGCGAGAACCGGGACAGCTGGACGCTGTCCCTGGCACTGGCCTCCTTCCGCGGCATGCACCACGTGGAATGGAACCTGACCATGGCGGCCACCGCGCTGGTGATGGCGCCGGTGATCGTCCTGTTCGTCTTCGCGCAGAAGTCCTTCGTGCGCGGTATCACCTTCACGGGAGTCAAAGGTTGA
- a CDS encoding carbohydrate ABC transporter permease: MTATLGRAKESVAPTLEGERARRSRRRRVTVLAFMAPALLGFLIFFGYPLIATLYYSFTDYDLLNPPSWVGFDNYIRMFTSEPLVATAAWNTTWLVVVLTVTRVVFALGVASVISRLRRGVGLVRTLCYLPALAPPAAATLAFVFLFNPEFGPVNRFLRLLGIEGGLWFNDPAMSKPALTLLVMWGSGELMIIILAALLDVPQEHYEAAALDGAGPLRRFWHITLPSISPVLLFGVVNSIIFALQFFTQAVVAASVAQGAADVAGNTKTIGAPQNSTLTYPIWLYVQGFRYFNMGYAAAMAVLLFLVSFAFTAVLVRQLRKASDVQEAAR; this comes from the coding sequence ATGACCGCCACTCTCGGCCGGGCGAAGGAGAGCGTCGCGCCCACCCTGGAAGGGGAACGGGCGCGGCGCTCCCGCCGCCGTCGCGTCACCGTGCTCGCCTTCATGGCGCCCGCGCTGCTCGGGTTCCTGATCTTCTTCGGCTACCCGCTGATCGCCACGCTGTACTACTCCTTCACCGACTACGACCTGCTGAACCCGCCGTCCTGGGTGGGTTTCGACAACTACATCCGGATGTTCACCAGCGAGCCGCTGGTGGCCACCGCCGCGTGGAACACCACCTGGCTGGTGGTCGTGCTGACCGTGACCAGGGTGGTCTTCGCCCTGGGCGTGGCCTCGGTGATCTCCCGGCTGCGGCGGGGCGTGGGTCTGGTGCGTACGTTGTGCTACCTGCCCGCGCTGGCCCCGCCCGCCGCCGCGACCCTGGCCTTCGTCTTCCTGTTCAACCCGGAGTTCGGGCCGGTGAACCGGTTCCTGCGGCTGCTCGGCATCGAGGGCGGGCTGTGGTTCAACGATCCGGCGATGTCCAAGCCCGCGCTGACCCTGCTGGTGATGTGGGGCTCCGGCGAGCTCATGATCATCATCCTGGCGGCGCTGCTGGACGTGCCGCAGGAGCACTACGAGGCCGCCGCGCTGGACGGCGCCGGGCCGCTGCGCCGGTTCTGGCACATCACCCTGCCGTCCATCTCCCCGGTGCTGCTGTTCGGCGTGGTGAACTCGATCATCTTCGCGCTGCAGTTCTTCACCCAGGCCGTCGTGGCCGCCTCGGTCGCGCAGGGAGCCGCGGACGTCGCGGGGAACACCAAGACCATCGGCGCACCGCAGAACTCCACGCTGACCTACCCGATCTGGCTCTACGTGCAGGGATTCCGTTACTTCAACATGGGTTACGCCGCCGCCATGGCCGTGCTGCTGTTCCTGGTCTCCTTCGCGTTCACCGCCGTGCTGGTGCGCCAGCTGCGGAAAGCCTCGGATGTGCAGGAGGCGGCCCGATGA
- a CDS encoding extracellular solute-binding protein: MRSIRTPKKKARALAALAAAAMLTTACSGAVSGPEQDGEAAPAPAADESLTLTVYSKFASREYDVVTKGLNNLKQKYPNIEINHEGNQDDDKLAASIRAGNPPDVAISFYTDNLGTWCDNGSFTDLGPYLERDEIDLSVIPEAVRSYTEYQGKRCAMPMLADVYGLYYNKEMFAGAGLSGPPKNTSELFEYTKKLTEFNPDGSIKVAGFLPSMPFYANQAQIWAPNFGATWLDEQGRSNLAGSPEWKEMFRFQQRLVDFYGYENLERFTAGLGDQFSADNAFHRGEVAMMLDGEYRTAFLADQAPELEYGTAPPPVADSKPDRYGGAFTTGTIIAIPRGAENPGAAWELIKQMSLDTDTLVQLGNGLRNVPSTLPALEDPRLEVDEQFQTFLDLFSGGKLLPNPTTVIGDAHLKAVNDFAARWQAGKVPDLDKGLAEVDAQINDALAQKSGGN, encoded by the coding sequence ATGCGCTCCATCCGGACCCCCAAGAAGAAGGCCCGTGCCCTGGCGGCACTGGCGGCCGCGGCGATGCTGACGACGGCCTGCTCCGGCGCGGTCAGCGGGCCAGAACAGGACGGCGAGGCGGCACCCGCGCCCGCCGCCGACGAGTCGCTCACGCTGACCGTGTACAGCAAGTTCGCCTCGCGCGAGTACGACGTGGTGACCAAGGGCCTGAACAACCTCAAGCAGAAGTACCCGAACATCGAGATCAACCACGAGGGCAACCAGGACGACGACAAGCTGGCCGCCTCCATCCGCGCAGGTAACCCGCCGGACGTGGCGATCTCCTTCTACACCGACAACCTCGGCACCTGGTGCGACAATGGCAGCTTCACCGACCTCGGGCCCTATCTCGAGCGGGACGAGATCGATCTGAGTGTGATCCCGGAAGCCGTGCGCTCCTACACCGAGTACCAGGGCAAGCGGTGCGCCATGCCGATGCTCGCTGACGTCTACGGCCTCTACTACAACAAGGAGATGTTCGCAGGGGCCGGCCTTTCCGGGCCGCCGAAGAACACCTCGGAGTTGTTCGAGTACACCAAGAAGCTCACCGAGTTCAACCCGGACGGCTCGATCAAGGTGGCCGGTTTCCTGCCCTCGATGCCGTTCTACGCCAACCAGGCGCAGATCTGGGCGCCGAACTTCGGCGCGACCTGGCTGGACGAGCAGGGCAGGTCCAACCTGGCAGGGAGTCCGGAGTGGAAGGAGATGTTCCGGTTCCAGCAGCGGCTGGTCGACTTCTACGGCTACGAGAACCTGGAACGGTTCACCGCGGGACTGGGCGACCAGTTCTCCGCCGACAACGCCTTCCACCGCGGTGAGGTGGCGATGATGCTCGACGGGGAGTACCGCACGGCCTTCCTTGCGGATCAGGCACCGGAGCTGGAGTACGGTACCGCGCCGCCGCCGGTCGCGGACAGCAAGCCGGACCGCTACGGCGGGGCGTTCACCACCGGCACCATCATCGCCATCCCGCGCGGGGCGGAGAATCCCGGCGCAGCCTGGGAACTGATCAAGCAGATGTCCCTGGACACCGACACGCTGGTGCAGCTGGGCAACGGGCTGCGCAACGTGCCCAGCACGCTGCCCGCGCTGGAGGACCCCCGGCTGGAGGTGGACGAGCAGTTCCAGACCTTCCTCGACCTGTTCTCCGGCGGGAAGCTGCTGCCCAATCCCACCACGGTGATCGGGGACGCGCATCTGAAGGCGGTCAACGACTTCGCCGCCCGCTGGCAGGCGGGCAAGGTCCCGGACCTGGACAAGGGGCTGGCCGAGGTGGACGCCCAGATCAACGACGCGCTGGCGCAGAAGAGCGGCGGGAACTGA
- a CDS encoding ROK family transcriptional regulator: MLREINDRAAIDTLLKQGPLTRSHLEDVIGLSKPATAQLLARLEEEGVVVKDGVRDGGRGPRAQLWAVNGAVARVAAVDLTPHGADMVIADITGRALAQRRAEPPEVPVLAGTDVVAAFAAALAGTAGAAGLTPAQLHQVVIGAPGAVNPATGRLESAPHLPGWSGFDLPAALGAALGTGVTVENDVNLVALHEMAEGGATELNDFVLVWLSEGAGGAVVLDRRLRRGASGGSGEIDWLQVPDRARTDTGFDRFGARWGDLVDSPAILALAEAHEISADTGWAAVGAAVKAGEAGRAFLTDLARRVAAGIANVVSVLDPEAVLLCGEVSRAGGDLLLELVSHELHELVVPRTPVELAAAPADAVRAGALQSALATVREEVFGLPSGSR, from the coding sequence CTGCTGCGGGAGATCAACGACCGGGCGGCCATCGACACGCTGCTCAAGCAGGGACCGCTGACCAGGTCCCACCTCGAGGACGTGATCGGCCTCTCGAAGCCGGCGACCGCGCAGCTGCTCGCCCGTCTCGAGGAGGAGGGCGTCGTCGTGAAGGACGGCGTGCGGGACGGCGGGCGCGGGCCCCGTGCGCAACTCTGGGCGGTCAACGGGGCGGTCGCCAGGGTGGCCGCGGTGGACCTCACCCCGCACGGTGCGGACATGGTGATCGCCGATATCACCGGAAGGGCGCTGGCGCAGCGCAGGGCGGAGCCGCCCGAGGTGCCGGTGCTGGCCGGGACCGATGTGGTGGCCGCCTTCGCCGCGGCACTGGCGGGCACAGCCGGGGCCGCCGGGCTCACGCCGGCGCAGCTGCACCAGGTGGTGATCGGGGCACCGGGGGCGGTGAACCCGGCCACCGGGCGGCTGGAGTCGGCACCGCACCTGCCCGGCTGGTCCGGCTTCGACCTCCCGGCTGCCCTCGGCGCCGCGCTCGGCACCGGGGTGACCGTGGAGAACGACGTGAACCTGGTGGCCCTGCACGAGATGGCCGAGGGCGGGGCCACCGAGCTGAACGATTTCGTGCTGGTGTGGCTCAGCGAGGGCGCGGGCGGCGCGGTGGTGCTGGACCGCAGGCTGCGCCGCGGTGCATCGGGCGGGAGCGGGGAGATCGACTGGCTGCAGGTGCCCGACCGGGCGCGCACCGACACCGGTTTCGACCGGTTCGGTGCCCGCTGGGGCGACCTGGTCGACTCGCCCGCGATCCTCGCCCTCGCCGAGGCACACGAGATCTCCGCCGACACCGGTTGGGCGGCGGTCGGTGCGGCGGTGAAGGCGGGCGAGGCCGGCAGGGCGTTCCTGACCGACCTCGCCCGCCGGGTCGCCGCCGGGATCGCGAACGTGGTCAGCGTGCTCGACCCGGAGGCCGTGCTGCTGTGCGGCGAGGTCAGCAGGGCGGGCGGGGATCTCCTGCTCGAGCTGGTTTCGCACGAGCTGCACGAGCTGGTGGTGCCGCGGACCCCGGTCGAGCTGGCCGCCGCACCGGCCGACGCGGTGCGGGCGGGCGCGCTGCAGTCGGCGCTGGCCACCGTGCGCGAGGAGGTGTTCGGACTTCCCTCCGGGAGCCGGTGA
- a CDS encoding TIGR03618 family F420-dependent PPOX class oxidoreductase produces MIAVSPQLREFWTERLFPTLTTLRPNGLPHVVPVGVTVDEDFAVARVICSRGSVKARNVRAAGPAGAPVAVSQNGAGRWSTLEGRAVLREDAEAVREAEERYARRYQRQPRPNPERVVLEITLTRRLGMA; encoded by the coding sequence ATGATCGCAGTCAGTCCGCAGTTGCGGGAGTTCTGGACCGAGCGGCTGTTCCCGACCCTGACCACCCTGCGGCCGAACGGGCTGCCGCACGTGGTCCCGGTGGGCGTCACGGTGGACGAGGACTTCGCCGTGGCGCGGGTGATCTGCAGCCGGGGCAGCGTCAAGGCGCGCAACGTCCGCGCGGCCGGACCGGCGGGCGCGCCGGTGGCGGTCAGCCAGAACGGGGCCGGGCGCTGGTCCACCCTGGAGGGCAGGGCGGTGCTGCGCGAGGACGCCGAGGCGGTACGCGAAGCCGAGGAGCGCTACGCCCGTCGCTACCAGCGGCAGCCGAGGCCCAACCCGGAGCGGGTGGTCCTGGAGATCACCCTCACCCGGCGGCTCGGCATGGCCTGA
- a CDS encoding MBL fold metallo-hydrolase → MSDRLYFRQLLAGRDFAVGDQVATQMANFSYLIGDRETGEALIVDPAYAVQDLLDTLAADGMRLTGVLATHHHPDHVGGDMMGFALPGLPELMALQPVPVHVNRDETEWVRRVTGLSANDLVGHDHDERLEVGAIPLRLLHTPGHTPGSQCFLLDGKLIAGDTLFLEGCGRTDFPGGDADAMYRSLQWLAGLDGDPVVYPGHLYSADPSAALSQVRERNMVFRPRSLEEWRAVFG, encoded by the coding sequence ATGTCCGACCGGCTCTACTTCCGCCAGCTGCTCGCGGGCCGCGACTTCGCCGTCGGCGACCAGGTGGCCACCCAGATGGCGAACTTCAGCTACCTCATCGGCGACCGGGAAACCGGGGAGGCGCTGATCGTCGACCCGGCCTACGCGGTCCAGGACCTGCTGGACACGCTGGCCGCGGACGGGATGCGGCTGACCGGGGTGCTGGCCACCCACCACCATCCCGACCACGTCGGCGGCGACATGATGGGTTTCGCCCTGCCCGGCCTGCCCGAGCTGATGGCCCTGCAACCGGTGCCGGTGCACGTCAACCGGGACGAGACGGAGTGGGTGCGGCGGGTCACCGGCCTGTCCGCGAACGACCTGGTCGGGCACGACCACGACGAGCGGCTCGAGGTCGGGGCGATCCCGCTGCGGCTGCTGCACACCCCTGGGCACACCCCGGGCAGCCAGTGCTTCCTGCTGGACGGCAAGCTGATCGCGGGGGACACCCTGTTCCTCGAGGGCTGCGGCCGCACCGACTTCCCCGGCGGGGACGCGGACGCGATGTACCGCAGCCTGCAGTGGCTGGCCGGGCTGGATGGCGACCCCGTGGTCTACCCCGGCCACCTGTACTCCGCCGATCCCTCGGCCGCGCTGTCCCAGGTGCGCGAGCGCAACATGGTGTTCCGCCCGCGGTCGCTCGAGGAGTGGCGGGCCGTGTTCGGCTGA
- a CDS encoding class I SAM-dependent methyltransferase encodes MEAIERWRTELAAWRIPEHILAAAEDSPWVLPRPVFTRRADRQLRSPEGASHPAAWDALDPPGSLLDIGAGAGSACLPLAPRCTGLTAVDEDAELLAELDRRAGTHGLSARLVRGSWPAVATEVAPADVVLCHHVLYNVAELEPFVTALTGHARRLVVVELADRHPLTALNPLWRHFHDIDRPEGPSARDAVAALAELGIHPGVRRWRRTPAAEHPDPEALVEATRRRLCLPRSRTAEVAAVLRERGELDAARDLGASGSEIVTLTWRGTA; translated from the coding sequence ATGGAGGCGATCGAACGGTGGCGCACCGAGCTGGCGGCCTGGCGGATCCCCGAGCACATCCTGGCCGCGGCCGAGGACTCGCCGTGGGTGCTGCCCCGGCCGGTGTTCACCCGCAGGGCCGACCGGCAGTTGCGCAGCCCGGAAGGCGCCTCGCACCCGGCCGCGTGGGACGCGCTGGACCCGCCCGGTTCGCTACTGGACATCGGCGCGGGGGCCGGGTCGGCCTGCCTGCCGCTGGCACCGCGGTGCACCGGGCTCACCGCAGTGGACGAGGACGCCGAGCTGCTCGCCGAGCTGGACCGCAGGGCGGGCACACACGGCCTGTCCGCCCGGCTGGTGCGGGGCAGCTGGCCCGCGGTGGCCACCGAGGTCGCGCCGGCCGATGTGGTGCTCTGCCACCACGTGCTCTACAACGTCGCCGAGCTGGAGCCGTTCGTCACCGCGCTCACCGGGCACGCCCGCAGGCTGGTCGTGGTGGAGCTGGCTGACCGGCACCCGCTCACCGCGCTGAACCCGCTGTGGCGGCACTTCCACGACATCGACCGGCCGGAGGGCCCGAGCGCGCGGGACGCCGTCGCGGCCCTGGCCGAGCTCGGCATCCACCCCGGGGTCCGGCGCTGGCGGCGCACTCCGGCCGCCGAGCATCCCGATCCGGAGGCACTGGTGGAGGCGACCAGGCGCAGGCTGTGCCTGCCGCGCTCCCGCACCGCCGAGGTGGCCGCGGTACTGCGCGAGCGCGGCGAGCTGGACGCGGCAAGGGACCTCGGCGCCTCAGGATCCGAGATCGTCACGCTGACCTGGCGCGGCACCGCCTGA
- a CDS encoding MMPL family transporter yields the protein MISDEPPTETGPARIRRRRWLVPALLLIVWLAVGGFGGPFAGKLSEVAENDNAAFLPASAEATAVTELQKRFAESQTVPAVVVLERPSGITAADQRFLATATQRAGEVPGVRGPLPPPITAPDGQAAQLVVPITADGNPGDVAQEVRDALPAPPEGLTVLVTGPAGQLADLVQAFSGIDGLLLLVAAAVVVLILIMVYRSPVLPLVVLLSAVFALGLASLVVYLLADGEMLALNGQSQGILFILVFGAATDYALLLVSRFREDLRDTPGSWTAMRTALRATVEPITASAGTVILGVLCLLFSDLNSNRGLGPVAAIGIAAALLASLTFLPAALVLLGRAAFWPLRPALGSPHKEEGGLWARVAGWVNAAPRAIWIGATVVLLAGVAFVPQLRASGTDQSDVFLTEVDSVTGEQVLARHFPAGAGSPAVIIAEAGKSAEVAAAAEVRGVSQVTPLTGQEGRPKVVDGKVQLNAILTAPAGSESAIDTVRRIRDAVHAVPGAEAKVGGRTAIQLDTQETSKRDRAVIMPIVLVVIFAVLALLLRALLAPLLLIATVVLSFGATMGVSALVFNHVLDFPGADPGVPLFGFVFLVALGIDYNIFLMTRVREETVHAGTRTGTLRGLTVTGGVITSAGVVLAATFAALAVLPILFLAQIAFIVAFGVLLDTLLVRSLLVPALTIDIGSRVWWPSRLASGGAAPGQRDDLGS from the coding sequence ATGATCTCCGATGAGCCGCCCACCGAGACCGGCCCGGCGCGTATCCGAAGGCGGCGCTGGCTGGTCCCCGCGCTGCTGCTGATCGTCTGGCTCGCCGTCGGCGGGTTCGGCGGGCCGTTCGCGGGCAAGCTGAGCGAGGTCGCGGAGAACGACAACGCGGCCTTCCTGCCCGCATCCGCCGAGGCCACCGCCGTCACCGAGCTGCAGAAACGCTTCGCCGAAAGCCAGACCGTCCCAGCCGTCGTGGTGCTGGAACGCCCCAGTGGGATCACCGCGGCCGACCAGCGGTTCCTTGCCACCGCCACGCAGCGCGCCGGGGAGGTGCCGGGGGTGCGCGGGCCGTTGCCGCCGCCGATCACCGCCCCGGACGGCCAGGCCGCGCAGCTGGTGGTGCCGATCACCGCGGACGGCAACCCCGGCGACGTGGCCCAGGAGGTCCGCGACGCCCTGCCCGCGCCACCGGAAGGGCTGACCGTGCTGGTGACCGGCCCCGCGGGCCAGCTCGCCGACCTGGTGCAGGCCTTCAGCGGGATCGACGGCCTGTTGCTGCTGGTGGCGGCCGCGGTCGTGGTGCTCATCCTGATCATGGTGTACCGCAGTCCGGTGCTGCCGCTGGTGGTGCTGCTGTCCGCGGTGTTCGCGCTGGGCCTTGCCAGCCTGGTGGTGTACCTGCTGGCCGACGGCGAGATGCTCGCGCTGAACGGGCAGAGCCAGGGCATCCTGTTCATCCTGGTCTTCGGCGCGGCCACGGACTATGCCCTGCTGCTGGTGTCCCGGTTCCGGGAGGACCTGCGCGACACCCCGGGATCCTGGACCGCCATGCGCACCGCGCTGCGGGCCACCGTCGAGCCGATCACGGCCTCGGCGGGCACCGTCATCCTCGGCGTGCTGTGCCTGCTGTTCAGCGACCTCAACTCCAACCGTGGCCTCGGCCCGGTGGCCGCCATCGGCATCGCCGCCGCCCTGCTGGCCTCGCTGACCTTCCTGCCCGCGGCACTGGTGCTGCTGGGCAGGGCCGCGTTCTGGCCGTTGCGCCCGGCGCTGGGCTCGCCGCACAAGGAGGAAGGCGGGCTGTGGGCGCGGGTAGCGGGCTGGGTGAACGCGGCGCCGCGGGCGATCTGGATCGGTGCCACCGTGGTGCTGCTGGCCGGGGTCGCCTTCGTCCCGCAGCTGCGGGCGAGCGGCACCGACCAGTCCGATGTGTTCCTCACCGAGGTGGACTCGGTGACCGGCGAACAGGTCCTCGCCAGGCACTTCCCGGCCGGGGCCGGCTCACCCGCGGTGATCATCGCCGAGGCAGGGAAGAGCGCGGAGGTCGCCGCCGCCGCCGAGGTGCGGGGTGTCTCCCAGGTCACCCCGCTGACCGGCCAGGAAGGCCGGCCCAAGGTGGTGGACGGCAAGGTCCAGCTGAACGCGATCCTGACCGCCCCGGCCGGTTCGGAGTCCGCCATCGATACCGTGCGGCGCATCCGGGACGCCGTGCACGCCGTCCCCGGCGCCGAGGCCAAGGTCGGCGGCCGCACCGCGATCCAGCTGGACACCCAGGAGACCTCGAAGCGGGACCGCGCGGTGATCATGCCGATCGTGCTGGTGGTGATCTTCGCCGTGCTCGCCCTGCTGCTGCGCGCGCTGCTGGCCCCGTTGCTGCTGATCGCCACCGTGGTGCTGTCTTTCGGCGCCACCATGGGCGTCTCCGCGCTGGTGTTCAACCACGTGCTGGACTTCCCCGGCGCCGACCCGGGGGTGCCGCTGTTCGGCTTCGTGTTCCTGGTGGCGCTGGGGATCGACTACAACATCTTCCTGATGACCAGGGTCCGGGAGGAGACCGTCCACGCCGGGACCAGGACGGGCACTCTGCGCGGGCTGACCGTGACCGGCGGGGTGATCACCTCGGCCGGGGTGGTGCTGGCCGCGACCTTCGCCGCGCTGGCCGTGCTGCCGATCCTGTTCCTCGCCCAGATCGCCTTCATCGTGGCCTTCGGCGTCCTGCTGGACACCCTGCTGGTGCGTTCGCTGCTGGTGCCCGCGCTGACCATCGACATCGGCAGCCGGGTGTGGTGGCCCTCCCGGCTGGCCTCAGGCGGTGCCGCGCCAGGTCAGCGTGACGATCTCGGATCCTGA
- a CDS encoding MarR family winged helix-turn-helix transcriptional regulator, whose translation MDTDPDSGIESWPTGRLLSVAARLVEARWAVLLDQLGLSHAGLVALHLLGTEGLAQSALARRCRVTDQTMSRTLDRLHRSGFVERTADPADGRRTLVRATEAGREVHRRAAEAERHDPVVQAALGQDERFRRRLLHIVTELGPEHG comes from the coding sequence ATGGACACCGACCCGGATTCCGGCATCGAGTCCTGGCCGACCGGGCGGCTGCTGTCGGTGGCTGCGCGGCTGGTGGAGGCCAGATGGGCGGTCCTGCTCGACCAGCTCGGGCTCAGCCATGCCGGCCTGGTCGCGCTGCACCTGCTGGGCACCGAGGGGCTGGCGCAGAGCGCCCTGGCCCGCCGGTGCCGGGTCACCGACCAGACCATGAGCCGCACCCTGGACCGGTTGCACCGCTCCGGGTTCGTGGAACGCACCGCCGATCCCGCCGATGGGCGCCGGACGCTGGTCCGGGCCACCGAGGCGGGACGCGAGGTGCACCGCAGGGCCGCGGAGGCGGAACGGCACGACCCGGTCGTCCAGGCCGCGCTCGGCCAGGACGAACGGTTCCGCCGCAGGCTGCTGCACATCGTCACCGAACTCGGCCCCGAGCACGGCTGA